The Desulfocurvus vexinensis DSM 17965 genome includes a window with the following:
- a CDS encoding transposase domain-containing protein gives MKSTIDQHQQGTISGNIRSYSIALHGELQALGAEEGGVAFNALGGIVAELEGVQQLETLLYIDKTRAAANKMLTGQMPGSHRFASEAPDPVGQLNHLDIMAHFTAEVSSHENNIDQESTSSAILRHIATLREELVRLGAEEGGTAFHALNGIASEVERISGLEAFSPKVFHVEDVHSGKLLAQVDGEDEETHREQFKNAAYELAYMDAR, from the coding sequence ATGAAGAGCACCATTGATCAACACCAACAGGGAACCATTTCCGGCAACATCCGTTCGTATTCGATTGCATTGCACGGCGAACTGCAAGCTCTTGGCGCGGAGGAAGGTGGCGTCGCCTTCAACGCCCTGGGCGGCATTGTCGCTGAATTGGAAGGCGTCCAGCAGCTTGAAACCCTGCTGTATATCGACAAAACCCGCGCCGCCGCCAACAAGATGTTGACCGGCCAGATGCCTGGTTCCCACCGCTTTGCCAGCGAGGCACCGGACCCTGTTGGTCAACTGAATCACCTTGATATCATGGCACATTTCACGGCTGAAGTATCAAGCCACGAAAACAATATTGATCAGGAATCCACTTCCAGCGCCATCCTTCGGCACATAGCAACCCTTCGCGAGGAGCTTGTCCGCCTTGGCGCGGAGGAAGGCGGAACCGCCTTTCACGCCCTGAACGGAATTGCTTCCGAGGTCGAGCGTATCAGCGGCCTTGAGGCCTTTTCTCCCAAGGTTTTTCATGTCGAGGATGTTCATTCCGGGAAGCTTCTCGCACAGGTGGACGGCGAAGATGAAGAGACGCACCGTGAACAGTTCAAAAA